A stretch of Corallococcus macrosporus DNA encodes these proteins:
- a CDS encoding serine hydrolase domain-containing protein produces the protein MKRLFVALCLLLEAGPAFAQVPVATQAPASSGSAASKPEAAPTEPAAKPATPPESGAKVAPEPKSTEFPPEVQRTLDALVRADLKQGPTAGLSVGVMRGGQRWMNGYGYRDLAKKLPATVRTTYRMASITKSFTAVAVMQLVQAGKLDLDADIHTLVPEYPVKQWPVTVRQLLGHLGGVPTYDSPSAGNNTKPVTTKEAIAMFADRPLMSEPGTRYLYTTWGFNLLGAAVETASGQSYREYMRDHVFGPANMSHADVDEISTRDAQQAVGYRVAGAALKPSRFLDVTSRFGGGGTRATVEDLLGFARAVLDHSLVTRETMGRMQATMVTRDGHITDYGMGFATYPLRGHYIVAHAGGQPETTTLLVILPAEDTAIALATNVEDEAKRLRRLSLRLMETVLDEGAPGRSGHFTDPVDAVVYEGMGRLASYGLAYHDWATRGPGTLPPETDLSEAFTKVSALFDRAAIARDGRGAMERIRGAHEPRAESLFIRVGAHMAATVEKAMGAERLRAYRTQGAAGFFADYLAACETLKCPEAERFSPTVRGDVARFVAGWKRAEVPALRRSRLEAAKDPERLWPALKEAAVRAPEVRPDYTDEMLTLADRAKRKPADRMRWLERATELHPESMDAHLAQAVGLMEADREPEAIPHVREAFETPEGSLVLSPAGFLRRLLDTRSPKVARGLLRAAVTLHPDAPELWDALAKRERALGDAGAAKTAVAQAKRARQARAAQEARAPRAPGAVAPAQDKAGSTSPTVPVDPETAPEP, from the coding sequence ATGAAGCGGCTCTTCGTCGCGCTGTGTCTGTTGTTGGAAGCAGGGCCCGCGTTCGCGCAGGTGCCCGTCGCGACGCAGGCGCCCGCATCGAGCGGATCCGCCGCGTCGAAGCCAGAGGCCGCGCCGACCGAGCCCGCCGCGAAGCCCGCGACCCCGCCGGAGTCCGGCGCGAAGGTCGCGCCGGAGCCGAAGTCCACCGAGTTCCCGCCGGAGGTGCAGCGCACGCTGGACGCGCTGGTGCGCGCGGACCTGAAGCAGGGCCCCACGGCGGGCCTGTCCGTGGGCGTGATGCGGGGCGGCCAGCGGTGGATGAACGGCTACGGCTACCGCGACCTGGCGAAGAAGCTGCCGGCCACGGTGCGTACGACGTACCGCATGGCGTCCATCACCAAGTCCTTCACGGCGGTGGCCGTGATGCAGTTGGTGCAGGCGGGCAAGCTGGACCTGGACGCGGACATCCACACGCTGGTGCCCGAGTACCCGGTGAAGCAGTGGCCGGTGACGGTGCGGCAGCTCCTGGGCCACCTGGGCGGCGTGCCCACCTACGACAGCCCGAGCGCCGGCAACAACACGAAGCCGGTGACGACGAAGGAGGCCATCGCGATGTTCGCGGACCGGCCGCTCATGTCGGAGCCGGGCACGCGCTACCTCTACACGACCTGGGGCTTCAACCTGCTGGGCGCGGCGGTGGAGACCGCCTCCGGCCAGTCCTATCGCGAGTACATGCGCGACCACGTCTTCGGGCCCGCGAACATGAGCCACGCGGACGTGGATGAAATCAGCACGCGCGACGCGCAGCAGGCGGTGGGCTACCGCGTGGCGGGCGCCGCGCTGAAGCCGTCGCGCTTCCTGGACGTCACCAGCCGCTTCGGTGGCGGAGGCACGCGCGCGACGGTGGAGGACCTGCTGGGCTTCGCTCGCGCGGTGTTGGACCACTCGCTGGTGACGCGCGAGACGATGGGCCGCATGCAGGCGACCATGGTCACGCGCGACGGGCACATCACTGATTATGGCATGGGCTTCGCGACCTATCCGCTGCGGGGCCACTACATCGTGGCGCACGCGGGTGGGCAGCCGGAGACGACGACGCTGCTGGTGATTTTGCCGGCGGAGGACACGGCCATCGCGCTGGCCACCAACGTGGAGGACGAGGCGAAGCGGCTGCGCCGGCTGTCCCTGCGGTTGATGGAGACGGTGCTGGACGAGGGCGCGCCGGGCCGGAGCGGCCACTTCACGGACCCCGTGGATGCGGTCGTCTACGAAGGCATGGGCCGGCTGGCGAGCTACGGGCTCGCGTACCACGACTGGGCCACGCGCGGCCCGGGCACGCTGCCGCCGGAGACGGACCTGTCGGAGGCGTTCACGAAGGTGTCGGCGCTCTTCGACCGGGCGGCCATCGCCAGGGACGGCCGGGGCGCGATGGAGCGGATCCGCGGCGCGCACGAGCCGCGCGCGGAGTCGCTCTTCATCCGCGTGGGCGCGCACATGGCGGCCACGGTGGAGAAGGCGATGGGTGCGGAGCGGCTGCGAGCGTACCGGACGCAGGGCGCGGCGGGCTTCTTCGCGGACTACCTGGCCGCGTGCGAGACGCTGAAGTGTCCGGAGGCGGAGCGCTTCAGCCCGACGGTGCGCGGCGACGTGGCCCGCTTCGTCGCGGGCTGGAAGCGCGCGGAGGTGCCGGCGCTGCGGCGTTCCCGGCTGGAAGCGGCGAAGGACCCGGAGCGGCTGTGGCCCGCGCTGAAGGAAGCGGCGGTGCGGGCCCCCGAGGTGCGGCCGGACTACACGGATGAAATGCTGACGCTGGCGGACCGGGCGAAGCGGAAGCCCGCGGACCGGATGCGCTGGCTGGAGCGAGCCACGGAGCTGCATCCGGAGTCGATGGACGCGCACCTGGCGCAAGCGGTGGGGTTGATGGAGGCGGACCGGGAGCCGGAAGCGATTCCGCACGTGCGCGAGGCATTCGAAACGCCAGAAGGGTCGCTGGTGCTGTCGCCCGCGGGCTTCCTGAGGCGGCTGCTGGACACGCGTTCCCCCAAGGTAGCGCGAGGCCTCCTGCGAGCCGCGGTGACGTTGCACCCGGACGCGCCCGAGTTGTGGGACGCGCTGGCGAAGCGGGAGCGGGCGCTGGGTG
- a CDS encoding GDSL-type esterase/lipase family protein, producing the protein MTTPPATDAVPPPEASAARPATGEAASAQTAAAAPTVVPASTSMPAPVRSTGRSAFRALPPTTERAGHLHALATRLQAPGGTVEDPCVEPSGTGCERSALTPFFRALDGLREGTSKTPTVVAAFGNSLIAGDRIVDVVRDELSAGFGHAGRGALLVDRMAPYGGRSRTAAVSNGWQPRTLGELRAPPHPFGITGVYHVATENRARGRFKLDGEPRGTLWWKDVKGAGRLVVSVDGSVLARTEPQEDGASRTTSFDLPQGAKWLDVTAEGKGAIVQGVVLQKDAPGIVLDMLGVPSADATLYARLEEDALKAQLQQRDPKLLLFFLGGNESKRLEWKRTDLPTVRQDLATLLRRARAAAPGSACMVVGPMDAVQDGHAKGKPLKQRPFLEAAIQAEREVALAEGCGFFNLYTAMGGAGSLARFQQAGFMHEDLVHPRGQGLDLLGQLVADALLAGWVNEGAVPAPALTTSREDAPVGSGSGQTAEAVP; encoded by the coding sequence ATGACGACGCCTCCCGCGACGGACGCCGTCCCGCCGCCAGAGGCGAGTGCCGCGCGACCCGCCACGGGAGAGGCCGCGAGTGCGCAGACGGCGGCCGCTGCTCCCACGGTGGTGCCTGCTTCGACGAGCATGCCCGCGCCGGTTCGGAGCACGGGGCGCTCCGCGTTCCGCGCCCTGCCGCCCACCACCGAGCGCGCCGGACACCTGCACGCGCTGGCCACGCGGCTCCAGGCACCGGGCGGCACGGTGGAGGATCCGTGCGTCGAGCCGAGCGGCACCGGCTGCGAGCGGTCCGCGCTGACGCCGTTCTTCCGCGCGCTGGACGGGCTGCGGGAGGGCACGTCGAAGACGCCCACGGTCGTCGCCGCGTTCGGCAACTCGCTCATCGCGGGGGACCGCATCGTGGACGTGGTCCGCGACGAGCTGTCGGCGGGCTTCGGCCACGCGGGCCGGGGCGCGCTGCTGGTGGACCGCATGGCGCCCTACGGTGGACGGTCGCGCACGGCCGCCGTGAGCAACGGCTGGCAGCCGCGCACGCTGGGCGAGCTGCGAGCGCCGCCACACCCGTTCGGCATCACCGGCGTGTACCACGTGGCCACCGAGAACCGCGCCCGGGGCCGCTTCAAGCTGGACGGCGAGCCGCGCGGGACGCTGTGGTGGAAGGACGTGAAGGGCGCGGGCCGCCTCGTCGTGTCCGTGGACGGCAGCGTGCTCGCGCGCACGGAGCCCCAGGAGGACGGTGCCAGCCGCACCACGTCCTTCGACCTGCCCCAGGGCGCGAAGTGGCTGGACGTCACCGCGGAGGGCAAGGGCGCCATCGTGCAGGGCGTGGTGCTCCAGAAGGACGCGCCGGGCATCGTGCTGGACATGCTCGGCGTGCCGTCCGCGGATGCCACGCTGTACGCCCGGCTGGAGGAGGACGCGCTGAAGGCGCAGCTTCAGCAGCGCGACCCGAAGCTGCTGCTCTTCTTCCTGGGCGGCAATGAGTCCAAGCGCCTGGAGTGGAAGCGCACGGACCTGCCCACCGTGAGGCAGGACCTGGCCACGCTCCTGCGCCGCGCCCGGGCCGCCGCGCCCGGCAGCGCGTGCATGGTGGTGGGCCCGATGGACGCGGTGCAGGACGGCCACGCGAAGGGCAAGCCGTTGAAGCAGCGGCCGTTCCTGGAGGCCGCCATCCAGGCCGAGCGCGAGGTGGCGCTCGCCGAGGGCTGCGGCTTCTTCAACCTCTACACGGCGATGGGCGGAGCGGGTTCGCTCGCGCGCTTCCAGCAGGCGGGGTTCATGCACGAGGACCTGGTGCATCCGCGCGGTCAGGGGCTGGACCTGTTGGGACAGCTGGTCGCGGACGCGCTGCTGGCGGGCTGGGTGAACGAGGGCGCGGTGCCCGCGCCGGCGCTCACGACCTCGAGAGAGGATGCACCGGTGGGCAGTGGAAGCGGCCAGACCGCGGAGGCAGTGCCATGA
- a CDS encoding helix-turn-helix domain-containing protein — MGKNRLTTWTKLHRRFGDHVRRMRNSRSLTQEALAERSDLSVDAIRRIERGAFSPSLDTLGKLSVGLDVSLKTLFHSFDLERTDGVAEICDFLACRSGSELKLAWRVLQAMFDER, encoded by the coding sequence ATGGGCAAGAACCGGCTCACAACGTGGACGAAGCTCCACCGGCGATTTGGCGACCACGTGCGCCGCATGCGCAACAGCCGCTCGCTCACGCAAGAGGCGCTCGCGGAGCGCAGCGACCTGTCCGTGGACGCCATCCGCCGCATCGAGCGGGGCGCCTTCTCTCCGTCACTCGACACGCTGGGCAAGCTGTCCGTGGGCCTGGACGTGTCACTGAAGACCCTCTTCCACTCCTTCGACCTGGAGCGCACCGACGGCGTGGCGGAGATCTGCGACTTCCTCGCGTGCCGCTCCGGCTCCGAGCTGAAGCTCGCGTGGCGCGTGCTCCAGGCCATGTTCGACGAGCGCTGA
- a CDS encoding response regulator: protein MSRAPPTLLLVEDDSDLRDALVEILHAEGHTVVATATGDEALAWLSAHPIPALVLVDMWTPRKDSWRLLDALHGQPRLADVPVMAISSSEERHPAIREVLSKPFDRDALLAGVRRFVHALH, encoded by the coding sequence ATGAGCCGCGCGCCTCCCACCCTCCTCCTCGTCGAGGACGACAGCGACCTGCGCGACGCGCTCGTGGAGATCCTCCACGCGGAAGGGCACACCGTCGTCGCCACGGCGACCGGTGACGAGGCCCTCGCGTGGCTTTCAGCGCACCCCATCCCCGCGCTGGTGCTCGTGGACATGTGGACGCCGCGCAAGGACAGCTGGCGGCTGCTGGACGCCCTGCACGGGCAGCCGCGCCTGGCGGACGTGCCCGTCATGGCCATCAGCTCCAGCGAGGAGCGCCACCCCGCCATCCGCGAGGTGCTCTCCAAGCCCTTCGACCGCGACGCCCTGCTCGCCGGGGTGCGCCGGTTCGTGCACGCCCTGCACTGA